Proteins encoded by one window of Macaca mulatta isolate MMU2019108-1 chromosome 10, T2T-MMU8v2.0, whole genome shotgun sequence:
- the PNPLA5 gene encoding patatin-like phospholipase domain-containing protein 5 isoform X2, which yields MGFLEEEGSWNLSFAGAGYLGLYHVGATECLRQRAPRLLQGARRIYGSSSGALNAVSLICGKSVDFYCSHLLGMVKQVERLSLSILHPAYAPIEHIKRQLQDTLPPDAHVLASQRLGISLTRWPDGRNFLATDFATRDELIQALVCTLYFPFYCGLIPPEFRGERYIDGALSNNLPFADCPSTITVSPFHGTVDICPQSTSPNLHELNAFNASFQISTKNFFLGFVSLIPPSLEVVADNCRQGYLDALRFLERRGLTKEPVLWTLVSKEPPAPADGNWDAGCDQCPKSGLSLNWQVPYVQVKDIPNFEQLSPELEAALKKACTRDPSPWARFWRSGPGQVLTYMLLPCTLPFEYVYFRSRRLVAWLPDVPADLWWMQGLLRSVALEVFSRTKAQLLGTIRISMGG from the exons ATGGGCTTCTTAGAGGAGGAGGGCAGCTGGAACCTGTCCTTCGCCGGCGCCGGCTACCTGGGTCTCTACCACGTGGGCGCCACCGAGTGCCTGCGCCAGCGCGCCCCGCGCCTCCTCCAGGGCGCCCGCCGCATCTACGGTTCCTCGTCTGGGGCGCTCAACGCAGTCAGCCTCATCTGCGGCAAGTCGGTCG ACTTCTACTGCTCTCACCTCCTGGGCATGGTTAAGCAGGTGGAGCGGCTGAGCCTAAGCATCCTGCATCCGGCCTACGCGCCCATTGAGCACATCAAGCGGCAGCTGCAGGACACTCTGCCCCCCGACGCCCACGTCCTGGCCTCCCAGCGTCTGGGCATCTCGCTCACCCGCTGGCCCGACGGCCGCAACTTCCTGGCCACTGACTTTGCCACCCGCGATGAGCTCATCCAG GCCTTGGTCTGCACCTTATACTTCCCTTTCTACTGCGGGCTGATCCCCCCCGAGTTCAGAGGGGAG CGCTACATCGATGGGGCTCTGAGCAACAACTTGCCCTTTGCGGACTGCCCCTCCACCATCACGGTGTCCCCCTTCCATGGGACAGTGGACATCTGCCCCCAGAGCACCTCCCCCAACCTGCATGAGCTGAATGCCTTCAACGCCAGCTTCCAAATCTCCACCAAGAACTTCTTCCTGGGGTTCGTAAGCCTCATACCCCCCAGCCTCGAG GTGGTGGCCGACAACTGCAGACAAGGCTACCTGGATGCCCTGAGGTTCCTGGAGAGACGTG GACTCACCAAGGAGCCGGTGCTATGGACACTGGTGTCTAAGGAACCCCCAGCCCCGGCTGATGGAAACTGGGATGCTGGCTGTGACCAATGCCCGAAGAGCGGCCTGTCTCTCAACTGGCAAGTGCCCTACGTGCAAGTCAAGGACATACCCAACTTTGAGCAGCTCTCGCCAGAGCTGGAGGCTG CACTGAAGAAAGCATGTACGAGGGACCCCAGCCCATGGGCCCGCTTCTGGCGCTCGGGGCCTGGACAGGTGCTGACGTACATGTTGCTACCCTGCACGCTGCCCTTTGAGTACGTCTACTTCCGCAGCAGAAG gtTGGTGGCGTGGCTGCCCGATGTGCCGGCAGACTTGTGGTGGATGCAGGGCCTGCTGAGGAGCGTGGCCCTTGAGGTTTTCTCCAGGACCAAGGCCCAGCTCCTTGGGACCATCAG AATTTCCATGGGGGGCTAG
- the PNPLA5 gene encoding patatin-like phospholipase domain-containing protein 5 isoform X1 has product MGFLEEEGSWNLSFAGAGYLGLYHVGATECLRQRAPRLLQGARRIYGSSSGALNAVSLICGKSVDFYCSHLLGMVKQVERLSLSILHPAYAPIEHIKRQLQDTLPPDAHVLASQRLGISLTRWPDGRNFLATDFATRDELIQALVCTLYFPFYCGLIPPEFRGERYIDGALSNNLPFADCPSTITVSPFHGTVDICPQSTSPNLHELNAFNASFQISTKNFFLGFVSLIPPSLEVVADNCRQGYLDALRFLERRGLTKEPVLWTLVSKEPPAPADGNWDAGCDQCPKSGLSLNWQVPYVQVKDIPNFEQLSPELEAALKKACTRDPSPWARFWRSGPGQVLTYMLLPCTLPFEYVYFRSRRLVAWLPDVPADLWWMQGLLRSVALEVFSRTKAQLLGTISPPDTGVLETSPLQPQIAPYMEELRPTHQA; this is encoded by the exons ATGGGCTTCTTAGAGGAGGAGGGCAGCTGGAACCTGTCCTTCGCCGGCGCCGGCTACCTGGGTCTCTACCACGTGGGCGCCACCGAGTGCCTGCGCCAGCGCGCCCCGCGCCTCCTCCAGGGCGCCCGCCGCATCTACGGTTCCTCGTCTGGGGCGCTCAACGCAGTCAGCCTCATCTGCGGCAAGTCGGTCG ACTTCTACTGCTCTCACCTCCTGGGCATGGTTAAGCAGGTGGAGCGGCTGAGCCTAAGCATCCTGCATCCGGCCTACGCGCCCATTGAGCACATCAAGCGGCAGCTGCAGGACACTCTGCCCCCCGACGCCCACGTCCTGGCCTCCCAGCGTCTGGGCATCTCGCTCACCCGCTGGCCCGACGGCCGCAACTTCCTGGCCACTGACTTTGCCACCCGCGATGAGCTCATCCAG GCCTTGGTCTGCACCTTATACTTCCCTTTCTACTGCGGGCTGATCCCCCCCGAGTTCAGAGGGGAG CGCTACATCGATGGGGCTCTGAGCAACAACTTGCCCTTTGCGGACTGCCCCTCCACCATCACGGTGTCCCCCTTCCATGGGACAGTGGACATCTGCCCCCAGAGCACCTCCCCCAACCTGCATGAGCTGAATGCCTTCAACGCCAGCTTCCAAATCTCCACCAAGAACTTCTTCCTGGGGTTCGTAAGCCTCATACCCCCCAGCCTCGAG GTGGTGGCCGACAACTGCAGACAAGGCTACCTGGATGCCCTGAGGTTCCTGGAGAGACGTG GACTCACCAAGGAGCCGGTGCTATGGACACTGGTGTCTAAGGAACCCCCAGCCCCGGCTGATGGAAACTGGGATGCTGGCTGTGACCAATGCCCGAAGAGCGGCCTGTCTCTCAACTGGCAAGTGCCCTACGTGCAAGTCAAGGACATACCCAACTTTGAGCAGCTCTCGCCAGAGCTGGAGGCTG CACTGAAGAAAGCATGTACGAGGGACCCCAGCCCATGGGCCCGCTTCTGGCGCTCGGGGCCTGGACAGGTGCTGACGTACATGTTGCTACCCTGCACGCTGCCCTTTGAGTACGTCTACTTCCGCAGCAGAAG gtTGGTGGCGTGGCTGCCCGATGTGCCGGCAGACTTGTGGTGGATGCAGGGCCTGCTGAGGAGCGTGGCCCTTGAGGTTTTCTCCAGGACCAAGGCCCAGCTCCTTGGGACCATCAG CCCTCCGGACACTGGCGTCCTGGAAACAAGCCCCCTCCAACCCCAGATAGCTCCTTATATGGAGGAGCTCAGGCCCACCCATCAGGCCTGA
- the PNPLA5 gene encoding patatin-like phospholipase domain-containing protein 5 isoform X3 — protein MQGACTVVFPLTLLFLGLGLHLILPFLLRADPPRVQRGGDNNLPFADCPSTITVSPFHGTVDICPQSTSPNLHELNAFNASFQISTKNFFLGFVSLIPPSLEVVADNCRQGYLDALRFLERRGLTKEPVLWTLVSKEPPAPADGNWDAGCDQCPKSGLSLNWQVPYVQVKDIPNFEQLSPELEAALKKACTRDPSPWARFWRSGPGQVLTYMLLPCTLPFEYVYFRSRRLVAWLPDVPADLWWMQGLLRSVALEVFSRTKAQLLGTISPPDTGVLETSPLQPQIAPYMEELRPTHQA, from the exons ATGCAAGGAGCATGTACAGTTGTGTTCCCGCTGACTCTTCTCTTCCTAGGCCTTGGTCTGCACCTTATACTTCCCTTTCTACTGCGGGCTGATCCCCCCCGAGTTCAGAGGGGAGGTGA CAACAACTTGCCCTTTGCGGACTGCCCCTCCACCATCACGGTGTCCCCCTTCCATGGGACAGTGGACATCTGCCCCCAGAGCACCTCCCCCAACCTGCATGAGCTGAATGCCTTCAACGCCAGCTTCCAAATCTCCACCAAGAACTTCTTCCTGGGGTTCGTAAGCCTCATACCCCCCAGCCTCGAG GTGGTGGCCGACAACTGCAGACAAGGCTACCTGGATGCCCTGAGGTTCCTGGAGAGACGTG GACTCACCAAGGAGCCGGTGCTATGGACACTGGTGTCTAAGGAACCCCCAGCCCCGGCTGATGGAAACTGGGATGCTGGCTGTGACCAATGCCCGAAGAGCGGCCTGTCTCTCAACTGGCAAGTGCCCTACGTGCAAGTCAAGGACATACCCAACTTTGAGCAGCTCTCGCCAGAGCTGGAGGCTG CACTGAAGAAAGCATGTACGAGGGACCCCAGCCCATGGGCCCGCTTCTGGCGCTCGGGGCCTGGACAGGTGCTGACGTACATGTTGCTACCCTGCACGCTGCCCTTTGAGTACGTCTACTTCCGCAGCAGAAG gtTGGTGGCGTGGCTGCCCGATGTGCCGGCAGACTTGTGGTGGATGCAGGGCCTGCTGAGGAGCGTGGCCCTTGAGGTTTTCTCCAGGACCAAGGCCCAGCTCCTTGGGACCATCAG CCCTCCGGACACTGGCGTCCTGGAAACAAGCCCCCTCCAACCCCAGATAGCTCCTTATATGGAGGAGCTCAGGCCCACCCATCAGGCCTGA